In Streptomyces sannanensis, the DNA window ACGTGACGAGAATCTCCCGTTTCGAGGGCGCCAGGACTGGCCACTTTGCCCGACATCAGGCACGATCGGCGCAACGCCGAAAACTTACGGCCGCGTAACTTCCGCCGGGAGAACCCTCCCAAGGCAGCAGAGAAGGGTCTCCCTTTCAGATGGCAGAGCTTGTCTACCGGCCGGTCGTCGGCACCGCTCTCGCGATGTTCAAGGCGCTCGACCTGAAGATCGACGTACGCGGCTCCGAGAACATCCCACGGTCCGGCGGCGCGGTGCTCGTCAGCAACCACATCGGCTATCTGGACTTCATCTTCGCCGGAATGGCCGCCCTGCCACAGAAGCGTCTGGTGCGCTTCATGGCGAAGGACTCCGTCTTCAAACACAAGATCTCCGGCCCGCTGATGCGCGGTATGAAGCACATTCCGGTGGACCGTGAGAACGGCGAGGCCGCGTACGCCCATGCGCTGGACTCACTGCGCAAGGGCGAGATCGTGGGAGTCTTCCCCGAGGCCACCATCTCGCAGTCGTTCACTCTCAAGAGCTTCAAGTCGGGGGCGGTGCGCATGGCCCAGGAAGCCGGCGTGCCGCTGATCCCGGTGGCATTGTGGGGCACCCAGCGGCTGTGGACCAAGGGACGGCCGCGCAATCTCCGCCGCAGCCACATCCCGGTGACGATCCGGGTCGGCGAGGCCGTGGAGGCCCGCACCGACCAGTACGCCGGGGCCCTCACCCGTCGCCTGCGTCAGCAGGTGCAGGAGCTGCTGGAGGCGGCGCAGCGCGCCTATCCCGTGCGCCCGAAGGACGCGCACGACACCTGGTGGGTGCCCGCACACCTGGGCGGCACGGCGCCGACCCCCGAGCAGGTGCGCTGAAACGTTTCCGGCTCACAGGCCGGTGGGCAGTGTCCGCCAGAGGTACGGGCGGTCGGGGGCTGCCCTCAGCACGTCCAGGACAGCCGGATGCGGTTCCGCGTAGAGCCCCGGGTAGTCCACTTCGCCGCACTCGGGCCGTACGGTCCAGGCCAGCCGCTCACCGTCGAGGGAGAACCGAACGTCGACCCCCGGCTTGTCGCCCCGGGGGTCCTGCCGCGCCCACGCTCCCCGGCCGGGTGGCTTCACGGCGACCAGACCGTGGATGACCGGGTTGGAGCCGTCGTCGGCGGCGAGCAGTTGGTAGCACAGCCCGGCGGGGATCCCCCGGGCCCGCAGCAGTGCCGTCAGGGCGTGCGCCTTGGCGTAGCAGATGCCGGTGCGCTGCTCGATGACGTCCGAGGAGCGCCAGGTCACCCGCATGTCGCCAGAGTCGGCCGAGTGCGGGACGGTGTCGCGTACGAACTCGAAGGCCGCCTTGGCGTATGAATACGCATCCGCGGCGCCGAGTGCGAGGCGGGCCGTCGTTTCCTGCACCAGCGGATGGTCGTGGCCGATGGCCTCGCTCGCCGCCAGATAGGCGAACATCTGCGGGCTCTGCTGAATCAGCTCCATGGTGCGGGATCGTAAGGAAGCGGCCGGACGGAATCCAATGGATTTCCATCCGGCCGCATACTCATGCACCGAGGCGCTAGCGTGCCATCTCGTCCTTCAGCGCCGCCAGGAAGCCGTCGACGTCTTCCTCACGGGTGTCGAAGGAGCACATCCAGCGTACGGTGCCGGCGGCCTCGTCCCAGAAGTAGAAGCGATGACGCTTCTGCAGGCGCAGGCTCACCTCGTGCGGCAGCCGTGCGAAGACGGCGTTGGCCTGCACCGGGTAGAGGATCTCCACCCCGTCGACCTCACGCACGCCCTCGGCGAGCCGCTGGGCCATGGAGTTGGCGTGCCGGGCGTTGCGCAGCCACAGATCGCGCGCGAGGAGCGCCTCCAGCTGCACCGACACGAAGCGCATCTTGGACGCCAGCTGCATGGACATCTTGCGGACGTGCTTCATCTGGCGCACGGCGTCCGGGTTGAGGACGACCACGGCCTCACCGAAGAGCATGCCGTTCTTCGTACCGCCGTAGGAGAGCACGTCCACGCCCACCTCATTGGTGAACGTCCGCATGGGCACGTCGAGCGACGCGGCCGCGTTGGCTATGCGGGCACCGTCGAGGTGGACCTTCATGCCGCGCTCGTGCGCGTGCTCGCAGATGGCCCTGATCTCTTCCGGCGTGTAGACCGTGCCCAGCTCGGTGTTCTGGGTGATCGACACGACCTGCGGCATCGCCCGGTGCTCGTCCTCCCAGCCCCATGCCTGCCGGTCGATCAGCTCGGGGGTGAGCTTGCCGTCCGGCGTCGGCACGGTGAGCAGCTTCAGCCCGGCCATCCGCTCGGGCGCACCGCCCTCGTCCACGTTGATGTGCGCGCTCTCGGCGCAGATCACCGCGCCCCAGCGGTCGGTCATCGCCTGGAGGGCGGTGACGTTGGCACCCGTACCGTTGAAGACCGGGAAGGCCTCCGCGTACTGGCCGAAGTGGCTGTGCATCACCCGCTGGAGGTGGTCGGTGTACTCGTCCTCGCCGTAGGCGACCTGGTGGCCGCCGTTGGCGAGGGCGATTGCCGCGAGAACTTCCGGGTGGGCACCCGCGTAGTTGTCACTGGCGAAGCCGCGTACCGCCGGGTCGTGATGACGACGTGCGTCGGTCTTGGACGGGATCACGGCTTGGGGGTCAGCCACAGACGGTTTCCGTTCACTTCCTGGGCGGGCTGCTCCCACACGCCGACGATGGCCTCGGCCAGATCCTTGACGTCGGTGAAGCCCGCGAACTTCGCACCGGGCCGCTCGGCGCGCATGGCGTCGTGCACCAGTGCCTTGACCACCAGGATCGCAGCAGCCGTGGACGGGCCTTCCTCGCCCCCCGCCTTGCGGAAGTCGTCGGCCAATGCCAGGGTCCAGGCCTCGGCGGCCGCCTTCGACGCGGAGTACGCGGCGTTGCCGGCCGTGGGCTTGGACGCACCGGCGGCGCTGATCAGCAGATAGCGGCCGTTGTCGCTGCGCTTGAGCGCCTCGGCGAAGGCGAGCGAGGTGTGCTGGACCGTGCGGATGAGCAGCTTCTCCAGCAGGTCCCAGTCGGCGAGGTCGGTCTCGGCGAAGGTCGCGCTCCCGCGCCAGCCGCCGACCAGGTGGACCAGGCCGTCGATCCGGCCGAACTCCTTCTCGATGCGCGCGGCCCAGGCACGGGCCGCATCCAGGTCAAGCAGGTCGACGGTGTCGCCGGTGACGGTGGCGCCCCCGTGGGCGTACCGCGCGGCGTCCACGGCCTCCGCGAGACGTCCGGCGTCCGCGTCGGCCCCGACAACGGTCGCGCCCGCCTCGGCGAGCCGCAGCAGGGCGGCCCGACCGGCCGGTCCGGCGGCTCCGGCCACCGCTACCACACGGCCGGCGAGCGGCCCGTTGTTGTTGCTGGTCATGTTCTCAATCCCCTCCGTACGAATGCTCACGCGGCGTCGACGTCCGCCGCTGTGATGCCCTTGGTGGAGGCGATCACATTCTTCAGCTTCTTGGCGAGCGCCTCAAAGAACATGCTCAGCGGAAACTCGTCGTCCAGCACGTCATCCACCAGCTTGCGCGGCGGCTGGGTCAGGTCCAGGGCCTCCGGGCCCTTGGCCCAGCGGGAGCCGGGGTGCGGGGCGAGATAGGTGGACACCAGCTCGTACGCGGCGAACCAGTGGACCAGCTTCGGGCGGTCGATGCCGTCGCGGTAGAGCTTCTCGATCTCGCCGCAGAGCTGGTTGGTGATCTGCGGGGCCCGCTCCCAGTCGATCTTCAGCGTGTTGTCGGTCCAGCGCAGCACGTCGTGCTTGTGCAGGTACGCGAAGAGCAGCTGGCCGCCGACGCCGTCGTAGTTGCGCACCCGGTCGCCGGTGAGCGGGAAGCGGAACATCCGGTCGAAGAGGACGGCGTACTGCACGTCACGGCCGTGCGGGTTGCCCTCGGCCTCGAGCTTCACGGCCTGCTTGAAGGAGGTCAGGTCGCAGCGCAGCTCCTCCAGGCCGTACATCCAGAACGGCTGGCGCTGCTTGATCATGAAGGGGTC includes these proteins:
- a CDS encoding lysophospholipid acyltransferase family protein → MAELVYRPVVGTALAMFKALDLKIDVRGSENIPRSGGAVLVSNHIGYLDFIFAGMAALPQKRLVRFMAKDSVFKHKISGPLMRGMKHIPVDRENGEAAYAHALDSLRKGEIVGVFPEATISQSFTLKSFKSGAVRMAQEAGVPLIPVALWGTQRLWTKGRPRNLRRSHIPVTIRVGEAVEARTDQYAGALTRRLRQQVQELLEAAQRAYPVRPKDAHDTWWVPAHLGGTAPTPEQVR
- a CDS encoding transglutaminase family protein, yielding MELIQQSPQMFAYLAASEAIGHDHPLVQETTARLALGAADAYSYAKAAFEFVRDTVPHSADSGDMRVTWRSSDVIEQRTGICYAKAHALTALLRARGIPAGLCYQLLAADDGSNPVIHGLVAVKPPGRGAWARQDPRGDKPGVDVRFSLDGERLAWTVRPECGEVDYPGLYAEPHPAVLDVLRAAPDRPYLWRTLPTGL
- a CDS encoding threonine aldolase family protein; translation: MIPSKTDARRHHDPAVRGFASDNYAGAHPEVLAAIALANGGHQVAYGEDEYTDHLQRVMHSHFGQYAEAFPVFNGTGANVTALQAMTDRWGAVICAESAHINVDEGGAPERMAGLKLLTVPTPDGKLTPELIDRQAWGWEDEHRAMPQVVSITQNTELGTVYTPEEIRAICEHAHERGMKVHLDGARIANAAASLDVPMRTFTNEVGVDVLSYGGTKNGMLFGEAVVVLNPDAVRQMKHVRKMSMQLASKMRFVSVQLEALLARDLWLRNARHANSMAQRLAEGVREVDGVEILYPVQANAVFARLPHEVSLRLQKRHRFYFWDEAAGTVRWMCSFDTREEDVDGFLAALKDEMAR
- a CDS encoding SDR family oxidoreductase, with the translated sequence MTSNNNGPLAGRVVAVAGAAGPAGRAALLRLAEAGATVVGADADAGRLAEAVDAARYAHGGATVTGDTVDLLDLDAARAWAARIEKEFGRIDGLVHLVGGWRGSATFAETDLADWDLLEKLLIRTVQHTSLAFAEALKRSDNGRYLLISAAGASKPTAGNAAYSASKAAAEAWTLALADDFRKAGGEEGPSTAAAILVVKALVHDAMRAERPGAKFAGFTDVKDLAEAIVGVWEQPAQEVNGNRLWLTPKP